One window of Streptococcus suis genomic DNA carries:
- a CDS encoding GNAT family N-acetyltransferase — MPINSFGQEIGMPLPHYTSGERPSLETIQGHTVRLEKLSLHHADDLYQFYGPNAKKADWTYLALEPFADRDSFQAYFQTILDSIDPYYLAIVDQESQQAIGSLALMNIVPNHRSIEVGWLIFSPQLQRTRQATEAHYLLMNYVFEELGYRRYEWKCDSLNQASQAAAKRLGFTYEGTFRQALVYKKRNRDTAWFSLLDKEWPDRKRALENWLKDSNFNGQGQQKQPLSSF, encoded by the coding sequence ATGCCTATCAATTCATTCGGCCAAGAAATTGGTATGCCCTTGCCACATTACACCAGTGGTGAGCGACCAAGTCTGGAGACGATACAAGGACACACAGTCCGCTTAGAAAAACTGAGCCTGCACCATGCAGATGATCTCTATCAGTTTTATGGACCAAATGCCAAGAAAGCTGACTGGACCTACTTGGCCCTTGAACCCTTTGCAGACCGTGACTCTTTTCAAGCCTATTTCCAGACGATATTGGATTCTATTGACCCTTATTATCTAGCTATTGTGGACCAGGAAAGCCAACAAGCCATTGGTAGCTTGGCACTAATGAATATTGTTCCAAATCACCGTAGCATCGAGGTTGGCTGGCTTATCTTTTCTCCACAACTGCAACGGACCCGACAGGCGACAGAAGCCCACTATCTTCTCATGAACTATGTGTTTGAAGAACTGGGCTATCGACGTTATGAATGGAAATGCGACTCACTCAACCAAGCCAGTCAAGCTGCTGCCAAACGCCTGGGATTTACCTACGAAGGCACCTTCCGTCAAGCCCTAGTCTATAAGAAACGCAACCGAGATACCGCCTGGTTTTCTCTATTAGACAAGGAGTGGCCTGACCGCAAGCGTGCCCTTGAAAACTGGCTAAAGGATAGTAACTTCAATGGCCAGGGGCAGCAAAAACAACCCCTATCCTCTTTCTAA
- a CDS encoding NAD(P)/FAD-dependent oxidoreductase yields the protein MNTVDTIIIGAGPAGMMAAISSSFYGKKTLLLEKNKRLGKKLSGTGGGRCNVTNNGTLEDLLAGIPGNGRFLYSVFSQFDNHDIMNFFQENGVKLKVEDHGRVFPTTDRSQTIIKCLEMKMLENGVDIRTGTEVVSVRKMDDLFHVKTSEETFTAPQLIVTTGGKTYPSTGSTGFGHDIARHFKLEVTEIEAAESPVLTDFPHKKLQGISLDDVTLTYGKHVITHDLLFTHFGLSGPAALRLSSFVKGGETAFLNALPTHSEQDLFEHLENNREKSVKNALSELMPDRLADFFAENYDCKVKQVSQKDLTNLVTLLKAMPIKITGKMSLAKSFVTKGGVDLKEINPKTLESKKIPGLHFAGEVLDINAHTGGFNITYCLATGWVAGSLHY from the coding sequence ATGAATACAGTAGATACCATTATTATCGGAGCGGGACCTGCTGGCATGATGGCCGCTATTTCTTCCAGCTTTTACGGCAAGAAGACCCTGCTCCTGGAAAAAAACAAGCGTTTGGGCAAGAAACTATCTGGCACAGGCGGCGGACGTTGCAATGTGACCAACAACGGTACACTAGAAGACCTGCTAGCTGGCATTCCTGGCAATGGCCGCTTTCTTTACAGCGTCTTCTCCCAGTTTGACAACCATGACATCATGAATTTCTTTCAGGAAAATGGGGTCAAGCTCAAGGTGGAGGACCACGGCCGTGTCTTTCCGACTACCGACCGTTCCCAGACCATTATCAAGTGCCTGGAGATGAAAATGTTGGAAAATGGTGTGGACATCCGCACAGGTACGGAGGTGGTGTCCGTTCGCAAGATGGACGACCTCTTCCATGTCAAGACCAGCGAGGAAACCTTTACGGCACCCCAGCTCATTGTCACCACCGGCGGCAAGACCTACCCTTCCACTGGCTCGACTGGCTTTGGTCACGACATTGCCCGCCACTTTAAGCTGGAAGTCACAGAGATTGAAGCCGCAGAAAGCCCTGTCCTAACCGACTTCCCCCACAAGAAGCTCCAAGGCATTTCCCTGGACGACGTCACCCTGACCTACGGCAAGCACGTCATCACCCACGACCTGCTCTTTACCCACTTTGGCCTGTCGGGTCCCGCTGCCCTTCGTCTGTCTAGTTTTGTCAAAGGCGGCGAAACCGCATTTCTCAATGCTCTGCCGACCCATTCTGAACAAGACTTGTTTGAACATTTAGAAAACAACAGAGAAAAATCTGTCAAGAATGCCCTGTCTGAACTCATGCCAGACCGCCTAGCCGACTTTTTCGCTGAAAACTACGACTGCAAGGTCAAACAAGTTTCCCAGAAAGACCTGACCAATCTAGTCACCCTTCTCAAAGCCATGCCGATTAAGATTACGGGCAAGATGTCATTGGCCAAGTCCTTTGTGACCAAGGGTGGCGTTGACCTCAAGGAAATCAATCCAAAAACCTTGGAAAGCAAGAAAATCCCGGGTCTCCACTTTGCAGGTGAGGTCTTGGACATCAACGCCCATACAGGCGGCTTTAATATCACCTACTGTCTTGCAACTGGCTGGGTGGCGGGGAGTTTGCATTATTAG
- a CDS encoding DUF4352 domain-containing protein, producing the protein MAKKIRDEHGNVYVQKKPFYKRIWFIVLAGLIVLGALGNALGGGKEGTTTSSQPSTQETSQANTETPASSSEKAEEKPAEVTYGIGQEVPVGDVTYIVNSKEIVTNVGGEFGKNANGVFLLLNVTVKNNGTKAITVTDDFFTLLKGEVEYETDSSAGLFANQDANFFLSEVNPESTITGNVIFDITEETANDPSIQLKVQTGFWGTETGLINLQ; encoded by the coding sequence ATGGCAAAGAAAATTAGGGATGAGCATGGCAATGTCTATGTACAGAAGAAACCATTTTACAAACGGATTTGGTTTATCGTGTTGGCAGGTTTAATTGTACTTGGAGCTTTAGGCAATGCACTTGGCGGCGGTAAAGAGGGAACAACAACCTCAAGCCAACCTTCAACACAGGAAACAAGCCAGGCAAATACGGAGACTCCAGCAAGTAGCTCAGAAAAAGCAGAGGAGAAGCCAGCAGAGGTGACCTATGGCATTGGGCAAGAAGTACCAGTTGGTGATGTAACCTATATTGTAAATTCAAAAGAAATTGTCACTAATGTTGGTGGTGAATTTGGTAAAAATGCAAATGGAGTTTTCTTGTTGCTCAATGTTACCGTAAAAAATAATGGGACTAAAGCCATTACAGTAACAGATGACTTCTTTACTTTGTTAAAAGGTGAAGTGGAGTACGAGACAGATTCGTCAGCGGGTCTATTTGCTAATCAAGATGCAAATTTCTTCCTCTCTGAGGTAAATCCAGAGAGTACCATTACTGGCAATGTCATCTTTGATATTACAGAAGAGACAGCAAATGATCCAAGTATCCAACTCAAAGTACAAACTGGATTTTGGGGTACAGAGACTGGTTTGATTAACCTACAATAA
- a CDS encoding NAD(P)H-dependent oxidoreductase produces MKFVGIVGSNADQSYNRMLLEYIRRQFKLKFELEVMEIKDVPMFNQDEDQSDCFAIQYLYNKITRADGVIIATPEHNHTITPALKSTLEWLSFKLHPLTDKPIMIVGASYYDQGTSRAQVHLRKILDAPGVNAYTLPGNEFLLGKAKEAFDEKGNIINEGTVKFLESCLDNFIKYVGVVSQLKKPKPIEPEDLYCGKPIATTVQGIDPDDPNWLEKAAAQVGAVEGDTYVKLDNGLLTVNQLNQFLKAMPFELTFTDDNNQFLYYNAAHQDPETILGKRLPEHVGGRLATLHGTLPPARMKNVEWVVGTLRNGNQEYVRTIVPGTPPEVINTHNYQAMYYPDGSFAGINEIIFNFKPWLDWYLNETGQQLVGGKAMSAAGHGHAAAHVDATSGASDAGAAPAPAASGVDASSGASEAY; encoded by the coding sequence ATGAAATTTGTTGGTATTGTAGGATCAAATGCGGACCAATCATACAACCGTATGCTCTTGGAATATATCCGCCGTCAATTTAAGTTGAAGTTTGAACTAGAAGTCATGGAAATCAAGGATGTTCCGATGTTCAATCAAGATGAAGACCAATCGGACTGCTTTGCTATCCAGTATTTGTACAATAAGATTACTCGTGCAGACGGTGTCATCATTGCAACACCAGAGCACAACCATACGATTACACCAGCCCTCAAGAGCACCTTGGAATGGTTGTCCTTCAAGCTCCACCCACTGACAGATAAGCCTATCATGATTGTCGGTGCTTCTTACTATGACCAAGGAACATCCCGTGCCCAGGTCCATCTCCGTAAGATTTTAGATGCTCCAGGTGTCAATGCCTATACCCTTCCAGGAAATGAATTCCTACTTGGCAAGGCAAAAGAGGCATTTGATGAGAAAGGAAATATCATCAATGAGGGGACAGTGAAATTCCTAGAAAGCTGTCTCGATAACTTTATCAAATATGTAGGAGTAGTGTCTCAGTTGAAAAAACCAAAACCAATTGAACCAGAAGATCTTTACTGCGGTAAGCCAATTGCAACGACTGTTCAGGGCATTGACCCAGATGATCCAAACTGGTTGGAGAAGGCTGCTGCCCAGGTTGGAGCTGTTGAAGGAGACACCTATGTCAAATTGGACAACGGTCTACTGACGGTTAATCAGCTCAATCAATTCCTCAAGGCCATGCCTTTTGAATTGACTTTCACAGACGATAACAACCAGTTCCTCTACTATAATGCCGCTCACCAAGATCCTGAAACCATACTTGGAAAACGTCTGCCAGAGCATGTCGGCGGTCGTTTGGCAACCCTACACGGCACCCTGCCACCAGCTCGCATGAAGAACGTGGAGTGGGTTGTTGGAACGCTCCGTAACGGTAACCAAGAATATGTTCGGACCATTGTTCCAGGTACACCGCCAGAAGTTATCAATACCCACAACTATCAGGCTATGTACTATCCGGATGGCTCCTTTGCAGGTATCAACGAGATTATCTTCAACTTCAAGCCATGGTTGGATTGGTACCTCAATGAAACTGGTCAACAGTTGGTTGGCGGTAAGGCTATGTCAGCTGCTGGTCACGGTCATGCAGCTGCCCATGTCGATGCGACATCCGGTGCATCGGATGCAGGTGCTGCTCCAGCTCCAGCTGCTTCCGGTGTGGATGCAAGCTCTGGTGCATCAGAAGCCTATTAG
- a CDS encoding formate/nitrite transporter family protein, whose amino-acid sequence MTVFKEKIGAACAKKEALFDESLGRYALRSMFAGAYLTMSTAVGIIGADVISSQFPALARFVFTFIFAIGLIFVLIFNGELATSNMMYLTVGGYYKQISWKKVCTILLYCTFFNLIGAIVLAYLFNQSFSFQQLTDKSFVINAVQLKLAKTDWMNFIEGITANMFVNMAIMGYMLLKEESAKFFVALSAIFMFVFLINEHLIANFASFSLAGFSPVDNIKGFDLVNILRQWTVVFFGNWIGGGLFIGIAYAWLNETKTVHKEG is encoded by the coding sequence ATGACAGTTTTTAAGGAGAAAATCGGTGCGGCTTGTGCCAAAAAAGAGGCTCTCTTTGATGAGAGTTTGGGTCGGTATGCCCTGCGTTCTATGTTTGCTGGGGCCTATCTGACCATGTCAACGGCTGTGGGAATTATCGGTGCGGATGTCATTTCTAGCCAATTTCCGGCCCTGGCTCGCTTTGTCTTTACCTTTATCTTTGCTATCGGCTTGATTTTTGTCTTGATTTTCAATGGCGAATTAGCGACATCCAATATGATGTATCTAACAGTAGGAGGCTACTACAAGCAGATTTCCTGGAAGAAGGTCTGCACGATATTGCTTTATTGTACCTTCTTTAACTTGATTGGTGCTATTGTCTTGGCCTATCTATTCAATCAATCTTTTTCCTTCCAGCAACTGACAGATAAGAGTTTTGTAATCAATGCGGTCCAGCTCAAGTTGGCCAAGACAGATTGGATGAACTTCATCGAGGGCATTACTGCCAATATGTTTGTCAATATGGCTATTATGGGATATATGCTCCTGAAGGAGGAATCTGCCAAGTTCTTTGTGGCCCTATCTGCCATTTTCATGTTTGTTTTCCTCATCAATGAGCACTTGATTGCCAACTTTGCTTCTTTTTCGCTGGCTGGATTTAGCCCTGTTGACAACATCAAAGGTTTTGATTTGGTCAATATTCTTCGCCAGTGGACCGTAGTTTTCTTTGGCAACTGGATAGGTGGAGGTCTCTTTATCGGGATTGCCTATGCTTGGCTCAATGAGACCAAAACAGTGCATAAGGAAGGTTAG
- a CDS encoding serine/threonine protein phosphatase produces the protein MKPEYFVVGDVHGKYQLLVDLLQKWNPERQQLIFLGDLIDRGEDSKACLELVMDLVQNQGAICLTGNHERMFLAWLRDPQDRYDHYQRNGGDTTINSLLGRSLDASVDGMVDAHQVSEQYGELIDFLKSCPYYLETELYIFVHAGVDLTLDDWRETSEHDMVWLRSKFHETANETGKWIIFGHTPVYNLFGTKTRISQIWDSGDGKIGMDGGAVYGGVLHGLVCNQDGPIEDYVVGHTRFQLQVED, from the coding sequence ATGAAACCAGAGTATTTTGTAGTCGGGGATGTTCATGGCAAGTATCAACTCTTGGTTGATTTGTTGCAGAAGTGGAATCCTGAGCGTCAGCAATTGATTTTTTTAGGGGATTTGATTGACAGGGGTGAGGATTCCAAGGCTTGTTTGGAATTGGTCATGGATTTGGTGCAGAATCAGGGAGCCATTTGCCTGACAGGTAATCATGAGCGGATGTTCCTGGCCTGGTTGCGGGACCCTCAGGACCGCTATGACCATTATCAGAGAAATGGTGGTGATACGACCATCAATTCATTGCTGGGGCGTTCCTTGGATGCGTCGGTGGATGGTATGGTGGATGCCCATCAGGTTTCAGAGCAATATGGGGAATTGATTGATTTTCTCAAATCTTGTCCCTACTATCTAGAAACGGAGCTCTATATCTTTGTTCACGCGGGGGTTGACCTGACCTTGGATGATTGGCGGGAAACCAGTGAGCATGACATGGTTTGGTTGCGATCCAAGTTCCACGAGACAGCTAATGAAACTGGCAAGTGGATTATTTTCGGCCATACACCAGTCTATAATTTGTTTGGAACTAAGACGCGGATCAGTCAGATTTGGGACAGTGGTGATGGAAAAATTGGCATGGATGGCGGTGCTGTCTATGGCGGAGTCCTCCATGGTCTGGTCTGCAATCAAGACGGGCCAATCGAAGACTATGTGGTCGGTCACACCCGATTCCAGTTGCAGGTAGAAGATTAG
- a CDS encoding glucose-6-phosphate isomerase, with protein MTHITFDYSKVLGQFVGAQEVDYMQPQVTLADQMLRQGTGPGNDFIGWLDLPENYDKEEFARIKEAAAKIQNESEVLVVIGIGGSYLGAKAAIDFLSNSFVNLQTREERKAPQILYAGNSISSSYLADLVDYVADKDFSVNVISKSGTTTEPAIAFRVFKELLVKKYGQEEANKRIYATTDKAKGAVKVEADANGWETFVVPDDVGGRFSVLTAVGLLPIAAAGADIDALMEGANAARKTYTSDKIAENEAYQYAAVRNILYRKGYVTEILANYEPSLQYFSEWWKQLAGESEGKDQKGINPTSANFSTDLHSLGQFIQEGNRNIFETVVRVDKPRKNILIPDMAEDLDGLGYLQGKDVDFVNKKATDGVLLAHTDGGVPNMFVTLPQQDEFTLGYTFYFFELAIAISGYLNAINPFDQPGVEAYKKNMFALLGKPGFEELGAELNARL; from the coding sequence ATGACACATATTACATTTGATTACTCAAAAGTTTTGGGACAATTTGTTGGTGCTCAAGAAGTAGACTATATGCAACCACAAGTTACTCTAGCTGACCAAATGCTCCGTCAAGGAACAGGTCCTGGTAACGACTTTATCGGCTGGTTGGATTTGCCAGAAAACTACGACAAAGAAGAATTTGCACGTATCAAGGAAGCAGCAGCAAAGATCCAAAATGAAAGTGAAGTTTTGGTGGTTATCGGTATCGGTGGTTCTTATCTCGGTGCCAAGGCTGCTATTGATTTCTTGAGCAACTCTTTTGTTAACTTGCAAACACGTGAAGAGCGCAAAGCTCCACAAATCCTTTACGCTGGAAACTCTATCTCATCAAGCTACCTTGCTGACTTGGTGGATTATGTTGCTGATAAGGATTTCTCAGTTAACGTGATTTCAAAATCAGGTACAACAACTGAGCCAGCCATTGCTTTCCGCGTCTTCAAAGAATTGCTTGTCAAGAAATACGGTCAAGAAGAAGCTAACAAGCGTATCTATGCGACAACTGACAAGGCAAAAGGTGCTGTTAAGGTTGAAGCGGACGCAAATGGTTGGGAAACCTTTGTTGTTCCAGATGATGTCGGTGGCCGTTTCTCAGTCTTGACTGCAGTTGGTCTTTTGCCAATCGCGGCAGCTGGTGCAGACATTGATGCCCTTATGGAAGGTGCAAACGCTGCTCGTAAGACTTATACTTCAGATAAGATTGCTGAGAATGAAGCTTACCAATATGCAGCTGTCCGTAACATCCTTTATAGAAAAGGCTATGTAACAGAAATCTTGGCAAATTACGAGCCATCACTCCAATACTTCAGCGAATGGTGGAAACAATTGGCTGGTGAGTCAGAAGGCAAGGACCAAAAAGGTATCAACCCAACATCTGCTAACTTCTCAACAGACTTGCACTCGCTCGGACAATTTATCCAAGAAGGAAACCGCAATATCTTTGAAACAGTAGTTCGTGTTGACAAACCAAGAAAAAATATCTTGATTCCTGACATGGCAGAAGATCTTGACGGTCTTGGCTACTTGCAAGGAAAAGACGTTGACTTTGTAAACAAAAAAGCAACGGACGGAGTACTTCTTGCCCACACAGACGGTGGCGTACCAAACATGTTTGTCACTCTTCCACAACAAGATGAGTTCACACTTGGTTACACCTTCTACTTCTTCGAGTTGGCAATTGCTATCTCTGGTTACCTCAATGCCATCAACCCATTTGACCAACCAGGTGTAGAAGCCTACAAGAAAAACATGTTCGCTCTTCTTGGCAAGCCAGGATTTGAAGAACTCGGTGCAGAATTGAATGCACGTTTGTAA
- a CDS encoding ABC transporter ATP-binding protein, translated as MQLKLSSISKKFDHKIILEDASFTFEKGKIYGLLGRNGAGKTTLFNCIARNLTLDSGSIQFVKDEEPFDYDNTDIGFTQTYPQLPAFMTAYEFVRFYMDIHKDKLKSPRSPEEWLNLVGIGEEDQHRLLKDFSHGMQNKVQLLLSLIVQPPVLLLDEPLTSFDPVAAHEFKQLIREAKKDSVIIFSTHILQLAQDLCDEIVLLHHQELQAVPSDKLHDPDFEQEVVALLTAD; from the coding sequence ATGCAACTGAAATTATCTTCTATTTCCAAGAAATTCGACCATAAAATCATTTTGGAAGACGCTTCTTTTACCTTTGAAAAAGGGAAGATTTATGGCTTGCTGGGGCGGAACGGAGCTGGTAAGACAACCCTGTTTAACTGCATTGCCCGCAATCTGACCTTGGATAGTGGCTCAATTCAGTTTGTGAAGGACGAGGAACCATTTGACTACGATAATACGGACATCGGATTTACCCAAACCTATCCGCAACTACCTGCCTTTATGACGGCTTACGAGTTTGTCCGTTTCTATATGGATATCCACAAGGATAAGCTCAAATCTCCTCGCAGTCCAGAAGAATGGCTGAACTTAGTCGGTATCGGAGAAGAAGACCAACATCGCCTGCTCAAGGATTTTTCCCACGGTATGCAGAACAAGGTCCAGTTGCTCCTGTCCTTGATTGTTCAGCCACCTGTCCTTCTCTTGGATGAACCGCTGACGTCCTTTGACCCTGTTGCTGCCCACGAGTTCAAGCAGCTGATTCGAGAGGCTAAGAAGGATTCCGTGATTATCTTTTCCACCCATATTCTACAACTGGCTCAGGATCTCTGCGACGAGATTGTTTTGCTACATCACCAAGAACTACAGGCTGTTCCGAGTGACAAGCTCCACGATCCTGATTTTGAACAGGAAGTGGTTGCCCTCTTGACAGCAGACTAG